One genomic window of Fusarium verticillioides 7600 chromosome 2, whole genome shotgun sequence includes the following:
- a CDS encoding methylenetetrahydrofolate reductase (NADPH) (At least one base has a quality score < 10), whose protein sequence is MHIKDMLNDAERSGQPSFSFEYFPPKTAQGVQNLYDRMDRMYNLGPKFIDITWGAGGRIAELTCEMVLQAQAVYGLETCMHLTCTDMGVEKVNDALLKAYKAGCTNILALRGDPPRAQDKWTAADGGFQYARDLVKHIRDTYGNHFDIGVAGYPEGSDDNKNEDELLDHLKEKVDMGASFIVTQMFYDADNFIRWVKRVRERGITIPILPGIMPIATYASFLRRANHMQAKIPQEWLDALEPVKNDDVAVRNIGKTLVANMCRKLLANGIHHLHFYTMNLAQATRMLLEELQWAPCAERPLQQALPWKQSKGLGRREEDVRPIFWRNRNKSYVIRTQDWDEFPNGRWGDSRSPAFGELDAYGIGLTGTNEANRKKWGEPKTIQDIAQLFVRYLQNEIESLPWSEAPLTTEADEIREELIELNKRGLLTVNSQPAVNGVKSSHPVHGWGPDNGYVYQKSYLELLVHPDVFDKMITRIESHPDLTYYAVTKDGELRSNVTSDGPNAVTWGVFPGKEIVQPTIVESISFLAWKDEAFRLGVDWAHCYDMSSPSRALLEGVMNDWYLVNIVNNDFHDNKTIFELLKGLEVKNLTTPATPLTESVGNGAVDTEPIANGTAATAVAN, encoded by the exons ATGCATATCAAGGACATGCTCAACGACGCCGAGAGGAGCGGCCagccctccttctctttcgaGTACTTCCCTCCCAAGACCGCCCAAGGTGTTCAGAACCTTTACGACCGTATGGATCGCATGTACAATCTGGGTCCCAAGTTCATCGACATCACATGGGGTGCTGGTGGTAGAATTGCCGAGCTCACTTGCGAGATGGTACTCCAGGCTCAAGCTGTCTACGGCCTCGAAACTTGCATGCATCTGACCTGCACCGACAtgggtgttgagaaggtcaatgATGCCCTTCTTAAAGCGTACAAAGCCGGGTGCACCAATATTCTGGCCCTACGTGGTGATCCCCCGCGAGCTCAAGACAAGTGGACCGCTGCGGACGGAGGCTTTCAGTATGCCCGTGATCTCGTCAAACACATCCGCGATACCTACGGCAACCACTTCGACATCGGTGTTGCTGGTTATCCTGAGGGTTCCGATGACAACAAGAATGAGGACGAATTACTTGACcatctcaaggagaaggttgaCATGGGCGCCAGTTTCATTGTCACACAGATGTTCTATGATGCTGATAACTTCATTCGCTGGGTGAAGCGTGTTCGTGAGCGTGGCATCACTATCCCTATCCTCCCCGGTATCATGCCTATAGCTACATATGCCAGCTTCCTTCGACGAGCAAACCACATGCAGGCCAAAATTCCTCAAGAATGGCTCGATGCACTTGAGCCTGTTAAGAACGACGATGTCGCCGTCAGAAATATCGGAAAGACCCTGGTTGCCAACATGTGCCGAAAGTTGCTCGCCAATGGGATTCACCACCTTCATTTCTATACTATGAACCTTGCCCAGGCTACACGCATGTTACTTGAGGAGCTCCAATGGGCTCCTTGCGCTGAGCGTCCTCTTCAACAGGCTCTCCCCTGGAAACAGTCCAAAGGACTTGGCCGCCgcgaggaggatgttcgGCCCATTTTTTGGAGAAACCGCAACAAGTCTTATGTTATTCGCACACAGGATTGGGACGAGTTCCCCAACGGTCGATGGGGTGATTCTCGCTCTCCTGCTTTCGGAGAGCTGGATGCTTACGGCATTGGTTTGACTGGTACTAACGAGGCCAATCGTAAGAAATGGGGCGAGCCCAAGACCATTCAGGATATTGCTCAACTTTTCGTCCGATATCTCCAAAATGAGATCGAGTCTCTGCCATGGAGTGAGGCACCTCTTACcactgaggctgatgagattcgAGAGGAGCTTATTGAGCTCAACAAGCGAGGATTGTTGACTGTGAACTCTCAGCCTGCTGTCAATGGCGTCAAGTCTTCTCACCCGGTCCACGGCTGGGGCCCCGACAACGGTTATGTCTACCAGAAGTCATACCTTGAGTTGCTGGTGCACCccgatgtctttgacaagatgatcACTCGCATTGAGAGCCACCCTGATCTGACCTACTACGCTGTGACTAAGGACGGCGAGCTCCGATCTAATGTGACATCTGATGGTCCCAACGCAGTGACATGGGGTGTCTTCCCTGGAAAGGAGATTGTGCAGCCAACCATTGTCGAGAGCATCAGTTTTCTTGCATGGAAGGACGAAGCATTCCGACTGGGTGTTGATTGGGCTCACTGTTATGACATGAGCTCGCCTAGCCGAGCTCTGCTTGAGGGTGTCATGAATGACTGGTACCTCGTCAACATTG TGAACAACGATTTCCACGACAACAAAACCATCTTCGAGCTTTTGAAGGGCCTCGAGGTTAAGAATCTCACTACTCCTGCGACTCCTCTGACTGAGTCTGTAGGTAATGGCGCCGTAGATACTGAACCTATTGCCAACGGTACTGCAGCCACTGCAGTTGCGAACTAG